The Rhizobiaceae bacterium genome contains the following window.
ATCCGCGTCAATCCTGCGAGGCCGCCGACGAGACGGCACGAACCCGGCTGGCGGAAGTGGATCGCCGCATCGCCAGCCTGCAGGCCCTACGCGGAGAGTTGCTTCGCATGCTGGCTAGTGGCTGCGAGGGTCACGTCGAGAATTGCCGCGTGATCGAAACCCTGTCAGAACACCATCACCACGGACCGCTTGCCTGAGCGGATGCCTTAATACCTGCGCATCCGGGGCGAGTTGAGCGCGACGAAAGCGAGCGCGACGAGCAGCGTCGTAACGCCTATCGTGACAACGCCGGCCGGGGTAATTCTGGCGCTGCCTTGCAGCGAGATGCTCTTCCCGATGCGAAGGTTGTACGTCGCCTTCATCTCTTCAGGATGGGTCGGAATATCGTCGATTGGCGCGCTTGTCTCATCGGTCATCGGCTTGCCTCCTGTCCGAAGAGCATACGCGCAATCCACCGCTCAAGGCCAACCGGAAATTGCGCCGCATGGGCGCGGGCGGCGGTCAGCGTTGCCGCCATGCCTGCGTTCGTCTCAGCAAGAGCCGGGACACCGCGCCGTGGACCAGCCGCGCGGCGACATTCGTATAAAAGATCATCATGCCCATCGCCGCTGCCGGGGCGATGTCTCCGGCGTCGTCCATGTTGAGCACGGCTACGGAGGCGAGTTGCGTCTGTGTCGAGTAGAGGAAGACCACCGCCGACACGGTGGTCATGGCATTGACGAAGAGATAGATCGCGATGTCGAGGATCGCGGGTAGACACACGGGCACGGTGACGCGGATGAACAGCCTGTGGAAAGGCTGTTTCAGCGAGGCGGCGACAGGTTCGAACTCCCGGTCCATCTGCTTGAGCGCGGTCAGCGCCGTCAGGTGCGAAACCGTGTAGAAGTGGGTCACCGTGCACACCACGAGGATCGTCGTGGTGCCATAAATCACATTGAGCGGGTTGGCCGGATTGTTGAAGAAGAAAATATAGGAGAGGCCCAGAACCATGCCGGGCACAGCCATCGGCAACATTGCGAGGAACTGGAACAGCGTGCGCCCGGCCCGGAAACCTTCGCTCTTTTCCATCATATAGGCTCCGGTAAAGACGATGATCGTCCCGAAGATCGCCGTCAGCAGGGCCATGCGGATGGAGTTGTAATAGGCGCCCCAGCCGCCGCCATCCATGAGGTCGAAACGGAAATTGCGGAGGCTCGGCGTCAGGTCGTAGGGCCAAAATTTGACGATTGCCGCGAGTTGGCACACGCCGATCATCACCAGGATGAAGGCGGCGATCAGGCTGCAATAGGCCAGGCAGCCGAGATCGAAACGAGGATTTTGCTTCGGCTCGTAGGGAACTGCGCGCGCCGAAAGCAGGGCCACTTGTCGTTTCTGTATCGTGCGGTCCACGAAAAAGGCGACGACCGCCGGCACCAGCAGCAGCACCGACACAACAGCGCCCATTTCGAAGTTCTGCTGGCCGATCACCTGCTTGTAGATGTCGACGGCAAGCATGTTGTATTGCCCGCCGATAACCTTGGGCAGGCCGAAATCCGTGATCACCATCGTGAAGACCACGAAAGCGGACGAGATGATCCCGTAGCGCGCGCCGGGAACGGTAACGGTCCAGAAGGTGCGCCATCTGGAGGCGCGCAGCGCGGCGGCGGCTTCATAGTGGCGGGCGTCGGCAATTGAAAGCGCGGTCGAAATGATCAGCAGCGCGTGCGGCAGCGTGAAGAACACCGAACCGATCACGATGCCGATCGGTCCATAGATGGAATTGCCCATCATCCAGCTCTTGAGCAGGCCCTGATTGCCGAACAGATAGACAAGCGCGATGCCGGGCAACAGGGAGGGCACCAGTATGGGAACTGTCATCACGAGCCGGAAAAAGCCCTTGAAGGGCATGTGGCTGCGGTTCAGCGCATAGGCAAGCCCGAAGGCGATCGATATGACCAGCGCTGTGCTGATGAGCCCCATCAGCACCGAGTTTCCGATGGAATTGGCCAGCGAGGGCGTCGAGAAATAGTTGACGAAATTGTTCAG
Protein-coding sequences here:
- a CDS encoding putative 2-aminoethylphosphonate ABC transporter permease subunit, translated to MTAATATLPAGRALRPQLSSDDVTRRGLMLVIALYLIVALALPLYVLLSKSLSTYHFDLNLFEIQQSDGTGANFGPAKSVAELNAQAQAFGPEQLDTGSDGRLPVTALFKDFSFRSPVNYRLRGTTPESAFLVGSELKRGTDWVEVDSNTFRRVSLRPVRALGLNNFVNYFSTPSLANSIGNSVLMGLISTALVISIAFGLAYALNRSHMPFKGFFRLVMTVPILVPSLLPGIALVYLFGNQGLLKSWMMGNSIYGPIGIVIGSVFFTLPHALLIISTALSIADARHYEAAAALRASRWRTFWTVTVPGARYGIISSAFVVFTMVITDFGLPKVIGGQYNMLAVDIYKQVIGQQNFEMGAVVSVLLLVPAVVAFFVDRTIQKRQVALLSARAVPYEPKQNPRFDLGCLAYCSLIAAFILVMIGVCQLAAIVKFWPYDLTPSLRNFRFDLMDGGGWGAYYNSIRMALLTAIFGTIIVFTGAYMMEKSEGFRAGRTLFQFLAMLPMAVPGMVLGLSYIFFFNNPANPLNVIYGTTTILVVCTVTHFYTVSHLTALTALKQMDREFEPVAASLKQPFHRLFIRVTVPVCLPAILDIAIYLFVNAMTTVSAVVFLYSTQTQLASVAVLNMDDAGDIAPAAAMGMMIFYTNVAARLVHGAVSRLLLRRTQAWRQR